The DNA window TGAACTGGGCCTGAATCCCTTCCCATCGAAGAGCCACCGCTCGCATATGGCTGCCGCCATCACCAGCGACTACGACGCAAAAGAAGGCCAGCAGGTCACCGTGGCCGGCCGCCTGATGAGCTGGCGCAAGATGGGCGGCATGGCCTTCGGCAACGTGCAGGACCAGAGCGGGCAGATTCAAATCGCACTGCGCCGCGGCGAAATGCAAGGCACCGATGCAGCCAACGGCACCCTCGGCTTTGAGAACTTCAATCTGCTCGATGTCGGCGACGTCGTCGAGTGCACCGGCAAGGTGGGCAAGACCAAAACCGGCGAAATCTCGGTGATTGCCGATAGCCTGCGCATCCTCACCAAAAGCCTGCGCCCCTTTCCGGATAAGCATTTCGGCATCAAGGATCGCGAGATCATCCTGCGCAAGCGCTATCTCGACACCACCGTAAACCCCGAGAACCGCACCCACTTTGAACAGATCGCATTGATGCTGTTTGAGATCCGGCGCTTCCTCAATCTGAAGGGTTTTCTTGAGTTCAACACGCCGATCATCCAGCCGCAGTACGGCGGCGGCACGGCCAAGCCCTTCCTCACACGCGTCAATGCGCTGTCGACGGACATGTATCTGGCCATCTCGCATGAGCTGTATCTGAAGCGGCTGATCACAGCCGGCTTTGACAAGGTCTTCATCATCGGCCGCCACTTCCGCAACGAGGGCATCGATCGCAGCCACCATCCCGAGTTCGTGATGCTCGAGACCATGACGGCCTATGAGAACTACGAATACAACATGCGCCTCATCGAGGAGATGTTCCGCCACATCGCGGTGAATGTCTTCCAGCGGACCACCTTCCAGGTGAAGGGCCACGAGGTGGACTTTGCCCACGACTGGCCGCGTATCCGCATGACCGACGCTGTCCGGGACGCAACCGGCATCGATTTCACCGCCATCACTGACGTCGAGGTCGCAAACGCGAAGCTGGCCGAAATCGGCATT is part of the Bryobacter aggregatus MPL3 genome and encodes:
- the lysS gene encoding lysine--tRNA ligase — translated: MSNLPLAAIRNVRLQKIASLRELGLNPFPSKSHRSHMAAAITSDYDAKEGQQVTVAGRLMSWRKMGGMAFGNVQDQSGQIQIALRRGEMQGTDAANGTLGFENFNLLDVGDVVECTGKVGKTKTGEISVIADSLRILTKSLRPFPDKHFGIKDREIILRKRYLDTTVNPENRTHFEQIALMLFEIRRFLNLKGFLEFNTPIIQPQYGGGTAKPFLTRVNALSTDMYLAISHELYLKRLITAGFDKVFIIGRHFRNEGIDRSHHPEFVMLETMTAYENYEYNMRLIEEMFRHIAVNVFQRTTFQVKGHEVDFAHDWPRIRMTDAVRDATGIDFTAITDVEVANAKLAEIGIHDPQPSVGNALVRAFEEKVEKTLIQPTFIYGHPIEISPLAKPMQEDPRYVERFEIFIAGMECGDNWTEQNDPVQLLSTWKKAFKPEDRDEGEFHPLDYDFVETLEHAMPPTTGIGPGLERMAMIFTGQEDIYDVIFFPMMKPLLGEVNKVIFEVKDEDAAQEKIDLLLGAEEFEALLKQGKLKPRGGAVALTPVETTWEGLKLKHDEVTGLSNGGKVTVRGADIAGLLEQYFPGTSVKRRPLVKS